The DNA sequence ACTTCAAGCACATGGTAACCAACCAATCGAGTTGATAACAACAAAATTAATCGGTCAAATGTTTCATCAACATAAGGCTGTGATATGGAAATACTTGGTGAGGAATAATGTCTCAAAACTTGGCGTATGGGGAATGGGGGGAGTTGGAAAAACAACCTTGCTTACCCATATTCACAATGAACTTAATGCTCATCAACAATTCTCTGTTTCTTGGGTGACTGTGTCACAGAACTTTAGTATCCATAAACTGCAGAATGACATTGCAAAAACTATAGGActtcaaatagaaaataatgatgatgagAGGAAAAGGGCTGCAAAGCTAGCACAACGCTTGAGAAATATGAAAAACTTTGTGCTCATCTTAGATGATTTGTGGCAAGATTTTCAATTAGAGAGGGTGGGAATTCCTAGTGGTCGAAGTGGATGTAAGTTGATTTTAACAAGTCGATCATTAAATGTTTGTCGAAGTATAAATTGCGAAGAGTATATTAAAGTGGAGCCACTTTCTGAGAATGAAGCTTGGGAGTTATTTACTGAGAAACTTGGGCATGGCAGAGCACTTTCTCCTGCAATTGAACCCATCGCAAAGTCACTTACAAAAAAATGTTCAGGTTTACCTCTTGCGATTATTTCCGTTGCGGGATCCATGAGGGAGGTGGATGACATAAGTGAGTGGAGTGATGCACtggaaaaattgaaagaatCAGTGGCAGACCATGATGATGAAATGGGAATTGAGGTATTTAAAGTATTAAAATACAGCTACGATCAGTTGAAAGATCCAAAATTACAACAGTGTTTTATATATTGCTCGTTGTTTCCTGAAGACTTTGAAGTTGGAAGAGAAATGTTAATTGAGTATTTTATTAATGAGAGATTTATTGATGGATTGAGGAGTAGGCAGGCAGAATTGAATAGGGGCCACACCATATTGAATAAACTTGAAAATGTTTGCTTATTAGAAGGTGGTGTATCAATATATGGTGGGAGAAAGTATGTGAAGATGCATGATTTGGTAAGAAGCATGGCCATccaaattggaaaagaaaattttcaatattcagTAGAAACTGAAGAACAGTTAACAGAGATACTAAGGGAAGAAAAGTGGGCAAAGGATCTTACAAAGCTTTCTTTGATGAAGAAAGATATATCAAACATTCCTTCTAGTGCCTCACCAAAATTTCCTAGACTTACAACACTGGTGCTAAATGATTGTGGAGTACTATACATCATTCCAGATTGTTTTTTCAGTCGTATGCCTACGCTTAGTGTTCTTAATTTGTCTGGTACGAAAATTGGAAATCTGCCCACATCAATTTGTGAGTTGGTGAATCTAACTGCATTATGGCTGGAAGGTTGTTCGAGATTGGCATATGTACCATGTTTAGAAAATCTCAAGGCATTAAGAAGGCTGAACCTTAGATGGACAAGAATAAGAGAAGTGCCCCAAGGCATGGAAATGTTGTTGAATCTCAGATATCTCAATCTTGAAGAAACACTAATAGAAATGATACCAGATGGCATTTTACCCAAACTATCTTGTCTTCAATATCTTGGAATTGAAAATGAGATTGGGAGAGCAGGGTCATCTCCACCAAGGAAAGTGAGAGGAGAGGAGATAGTGAAGTTGAGAAAGCTTGAAACATTTAAAGGGTACTTGTATGATATGGACGACTTTAATAAATATGTAAGATGGCGG is a window from the Ziziphus jujuba cultivar Dongzao chromosome 11, ASM3175591v1 genome containing:
- the LOC107432981 gene encoding probable disease resistance protein At4g27220, which produces MEYVKSTAKVVEGLKNFEGIDEKMEKLKRKFQHLKSREEDVKEELKYAEELSLKKPRKVVENWLTNVGNIKNSIEQIEEQVRERRWFSYMPLEMEMGKLTEQVTELIQQGGFPEGLTLQAHGNQPIELITTKLIGQMFHQHKAVIWKYLVRNNVSKLGVWGMGGVGKTTLLTHIHNELNAHQQFSVSWVTVSQNFSIHKLQNDIAKTIGLQIENNDDERKRAAKLAQRLRNMKNFVLILDDLWQDFQLERVGIPSGRSGCKLILTSRSLNVCRSINCEEYIKVEPLSENEAWELFTEKLGHGRALSPAIEPIAKSLTKKCSGLPLAIISVAGSMREVDDISEWSDALEKLKESVADHDDEMGIEVFKVLKYSYDQLKDPKLQQCFIYCSLFPEDFEVGREMLIEYFINERFIDGLRSRQAELNRGHTILNKLENVCLLEGGVSIYGGRKYVKMHDLVRSMAIQIGKENFQYSVETEEQLTEILREEKWAKDLTKLSLMKKDISNIPSSASPKFPRLTTLVLNDCGVLYIIPDCFFSRMPTLSVLNLSGTKIGNLPTSICELVNLTALWLEGCSRLAYVPCLENLKALRRLNLRWTRIREVPQGMEMLLNLRYLNLEETLIEMIPDGILPKLSCLQYLGIENEIGRAGSSPPRKVRGEEIVKLRKLETFKGYLYDMDDFNKYVRWRENNRGGPNNYQLLVGPSSEFYRLSAFEGCTRSVCLQRCKISKSKNGEDSDSLPVLPTDVQLLCIQDCNDASSLCDIASLKNATQLSNCYIERCQGMEHVVCCCSCNLPLIQSLVSLILIELWELRALNEREICCASASASASSSSSILLQTPMFSSLQRLRIIGCPKIKRLFMPILLPNLKNLVHLTVQLCEEMVEITGESSDEDEDDVNQEAVSTSCIISASLPKLSILHFHDLPELKRFCSKEIVFDSLKEICISRCPKLSFNGVQHVETDYSKHIYSVVNSRIVERIR